A DNA window from Vanacampus margaritifer isolate UIUO_Vmar chromosome 19, RoL_Vmar_1.0, whole genome shotgun sequence contains the following coding sequences:
- the LOC144039049 gene encoding zinc finger protein 106-like isoform X2: protein MATFTNKGRPKTYFCIFCNELLLKERMHQHIHNLRHHIAQESELGDIQGHDCHACQVVSMELNEYAQHITGTQHKTNLENLCQSKVKFISLYKTLTPDAARFIRQKKRAQKQKRKYEQMQKNQQNAFADNRDNKASERRAGQKKQAGQLPPSGQQQNKDNNQLADQHLTAKKKLSQHSSPTGGATQQPTMDHLSNYPYRREELADFTSDRLPVHGSTIFTQDERCAPSEPKRSATASNSQPKPAPIQDMGVGNMLREIRRALDMREPCKADQEARKQNAEAPETLERNEDAPDGGHNTTPWYSVTDEPNTPAGSSTGIQPDSKTKVRLAHKVADAQTSGQDGVRKGSPKPTSTTPASIEHTSKKNWRLMFSETKSRQKMNEGTPRYGIDLATALNKQTPFDLGVNEDLILSEGFHWESLSNAHAAPPPFLLSPSPPCLLSTPRPPSNDTTASPGESPSTPRVPDDGASLQPGKVCGPTVASTSAKAEPENENSSANKRKQLQENGVHEMEAVVKRRKMKSNNDQDPMDKLLTVSLREEELSQSLQNLDKSLVLARNVLQAAYTDLQRLVLLRRQCTAEVDSLRAERIEILQNMQEVYAANSNMEQDPTTSTAASTDHILSSRSSPNILPPPPTHTRRSPEPTPSTSQPHATSPATTPTIATIKQEAAIPPPSRQPSPQVRPLSSPRPPLSSPATAEDPNPSNQERIERFSKKNIGIDTKVETKEEDLAIEAVTGNDVKPLVRGGINTSAVTNVKVDEDADLVEVMQPKSVVINIDESENEDSPDTSSKEPSPQGFPPKGAGVECNTSSTQTSQRNPFKMKTASISVEFEREAASPPVIGEEEEGEDDPALGAFTGHMGPVHGLQVHDGFLYTCSGDNTARVYSLATRECQGVFKGHTNKINCLLVSSSPNMPVRLFTGSSDQSVRVYSIKSKKCVEAISLPARVLCLHIAWKTLYVGLANGSVATCDVKTLKPLDVFECHGPRGVSCLGTSQEGARRVLLVGSYDSTISVRDARNGLLLRSLEGHTKTVLCMKVVKEMVFSGSSDTSIHAHNIHTGQLMQIFKGHGQAVTSIVILGNVMVTSCLDKLVRVYELKTHDRLQVYGGHNDMVMCMAVHKSVIYTGCYDGTVQAVKLNLMKNYRCWWQNCCLIFGMTEHLLQHLVRRHTNPNLETVTCRWKGCRAFFATQKAVREEFPDHMQTHVDVENKVES from the exons ATGgcaacatttacaaacaaaggGAGGCCTAAAACTTATTTCTGCATTTTTTGTAATGAGTTGCTATTGAAAGAG AGGATGCACCAGCATATTCATAATCTGAGGCACCACATTGCGCAGGAATCAGAGCTGGGCGA TATTCAAGGTCACGATTGCCATGCGTGTCAGGTGGTCTCCATGGAGCTTAACGAGTACGCCCAACATATCACCGGCACTCAACATAAAACCAATTTAGAGAACCTCTGTCAGAGTAAAGTGAAATTCATATCGCTTTACAAGACTCTCACCCCTGACGCTGCCAGGTTTATCCGCCAGAAAAAAAGGGCGCAAAAGCAGAA GAGAAAATATGAACAAATGCAGAAAAATCAACAGAATGCATTTGCAGATAACAGAGATAACAAAGCTAGTGAGAGACGGGCTGGCCAGAAGAAGCAGGCTGGGCaactgccacctagtggacaGCAACAG AACAAAGATAACAATCAGCTTGCGGATCAGCACTTAACCGCTAAAAAGAAGCTCTCCCAACACAGCAGTCCAACAGGCGGCGCCACGCAGCAGCCCACGATGGATCATTTGAGCAATTACCCGTACCGGCGCGAGGAGCTGGCCGACTTCACGAGCGATCGTCTCCCTGTTCACGGCAGCACGATCTTCACCCAGGATGAGCGCTGTGCGCCGTCGGAACCCAAGCGAAGCGCGACCGCTTCCAACTCGCAGCCCAAGCCCGCTCCCATCCAAGACATGGGCGTCGGCAACATGCTCCGGGAAATTAGACGAGCGCTGGATATGCGCGAGCCCTGCAAGGCGGATCAAGAAGCCCGGAAGCAAAACGCTGAGGCACCGGAGACCCTCGAAAGGAACGAGGACGCCCCGGATGGCGGACACAATACCACCCCGTGGTATAGCGTCACAGATGAACCCAACACCCCCGCCGGGTCCTCCACCGGCATCCAACCCGACTCCAAAACAAAAGTTCGGCTCGCTCACAAAGTAGCGGACGCTCAAACGTCAGGACAGGACGGTGTGAGAAAGGGGAGCCCAAAGCCGACTTCTACGACTCCCGCTTCAATCGAGCACACGTCTAAGAAAAACTGGAGGCTGATGTTCAGTGAGACCAAGAGCAGGCAGAAGATGAACGAAGGAACGCCCAG GTATGGAATTGACTTGGCGACCGCTCTAAATAAGCAAACTCCATTTGACCTGGGAGTCAACGAGGACCTGATACTCTCCGAAGGCTTCCACTGGGAGTCGCTGTCCAATGCGCACGCGGCCCCGCCTCCTTTCCTTCTTTCTCCTTCGCCACCTTGCCTCCTTTCGACACCTCGCCCGCCTTCCAACGACACGACGGCGAGTCCCGGAGAGAGCCCGTCGACGCCACGGGTGCCGGATGACGGAGCGTCTTTGCAACCGGGCAAAGTCTGCGGTCCCACAGTGGCGTCAACATCGGCGAAGGCGGAACCTGAGAATGAGAATAGTAGCGCCAATAAGAGGAAACAACTGCAA GAAAATGGCGTCCATGAAATGGAGGCTGTTGTAAAAAGGAGgaaaatgaaatcaaacaatG ACCAGGACCCAATGGACAAGCTTTTGACGGTGTCCCTCAGGGAAGAAGAGCTGAGTCAATCGCTGCAGAACCTGGACAAGTCTCTGGTCCTGGCCCGCAATGTTTTACAGGCAGCCTACACCGATTTACAAAGACTCGTGTTGTTAAGGCGGCAG TGCACTGCGGAGGTGGACAGTCTGAGAGCCGAGCGTATTGAGATACTACAGAACATGCAAG AAGTGTATGCCGCAAACTCTAATATGGAACAGGATCCGACGACGTCAACAGCAGCATCTACCGATCACATTTTATCCTCCAGGTCTTCCCCTAACAtcctccccccgccccccacccacacccgcCGAAGCCCCGAGCCGACGCCTTCCACCAGCCAGCCCCACGCGACCTCGCCGGCTACAACTCCCACGATAGCGACGATCAAACAAGAAGCCGCCATCCCGCCGCCCTCCAGACAGCCCAGTCCACAAGTCCGACCGCTCTCTTCACCTCGCCCGCCTCTGAGTTCTCCCGCAACAGCGGAGGATCCAAATCCATCCAATCAGGAGCGAATTGAaagattttcaaaaaagaaCATTGGTATCGATACAAAAGTTGAGACCAAAGAAGAAGATCTCGCGATAGAAGCCGTAACAGGAAATGATGTCAAGCCTCTCGTTAGAGGAGGTATAAACACGTCTGCCGTAACAAATGTCAAAGTTGACGAGGATGCCGACTTGGTGGAGGTGATGCAGCCCAAATCGGTGGTCATCAACATCGACGAGTCCGAAAACGAGGATTCTCCTGATACGTCGTCAAAGGAACCGAGTCCTCAAGGGTTCCCCCCTAAAGGTGCCGGCGTGGAATGCAATACTTCGAGCACGCAGACTAGTCAGCGGAACCCTTTTAAGAT GAAAACGGCGTCAATCAGTGTTGAGTTTGAAAGGGAAGCCGCTTCTCCACCAG tgattggagaggaggaggagggggaggatgaTCCAGCCTTGGGAGCCTTCACGGGCCACATGGGCCCCGTCCACGGCCTGCAAGTCCACGACGGCTTCTTGTACACATGCTCAGGCGACAACACGGCGCGGGTTTACAGTTTGGCA ACCCGCGAATGCCAAGGAGTGTTTAAGGGGCACACCAACAAAATCAACTGTCTGCTGGTCTCCTCCTCCCCAAACATGCCAGTCAGACTCTTCACCGGCTCCAGTGACCAGTCTGTTCGCGTCTACAGCATTAAG TCTAAAAAGTGTGTGGAGGCCATCTCACTTCCTGCCCGAGTCCTGTGTTTGCACATTGCGTGGAAGACTTTGTATGTTGGCCTTGCCAATGGATCCGTGGCCACCTGTGATGTAAAG ACTTTAAAACCTCTGGACGTGTTTGAGTGCCACGGCCCTCGAGGGGTCAGCTGCCTCGGCACGTCGCAGGAAGGCGCCCGCCGGGTGCTGCTGGTCGGCTCCTACGACAGCACCATCAGCGTGCGGGACGCCAGGAACGGTTTGCTGCTGCGCTCGCTGGAAGGCCACACCAAGACCGTGCTCTGTATGAAG GTGGTGAAGGAAATGGTGTTCAGCGGCTCCAGTGACACGTCTATTCATGCTCACAACATTCAT ACGGGTCAGTTGATGCAGATCTTCAAGGGTCACGGTCAAGCCGTCACCTCAATCGTCATCTTAGGGAACGTGATGGTGACCAGCTGCCTGGACAAGCTGGTTCGAGTTTACGAACTCAAG ACCCACGACCGCTTGCAGGTGTACGGCGGTCACAACGACATGGTGATGTGCATGGCCGTCCACAAGAGCGTG ATCTACACGGGTTGCTACGACGGAACCGTTCAAGCTGTCAAACTCAACCTGATGAAGAATTACCGCTGTTGG TGGCAAAATTGCTGTCTGATTTTCGGCATGACTGAGCACCTGCTCCAGCACCTCGTCAGGCGCCACACCAATCCCAATCTGGAGACGGTCACTTGTCGCTGGAAAGGATGCCGAGCATTTTTCGCCACGCAGAAGGCAGTCAGGGAG GAGTTCCCCGATCATATGCAGACTCATGTGGATGTGGAAAATAAGGTGGAGTCATGA
- the ttbk2b gene encoding tau-tubulin kinase 2b: MSGEHTDILSTADVVRDRWRVVRKIGGGGFGEVYEVLDLLSQATVAMKVESATHPKPVQRTEAAVLRKLQGKENVCRFVSAGRNERFNYVVMELQGRNLADLRRSRARGTFSVSTTLQLGKQILLGIENIHSVGFLHRDIKPANFAMGRLASTCRCCYMLDFGLARQYMTSNQELRPPRSVAGFRGTVRYASINTHKNKEIGRHDDLWSLFYMLVEFTSGQLPWRKFKDKEQVGNLKEAYDHRLMLNNLPSEFSTFLDHILSLDYYTKPDYQLLMSLFDSAMKSHNVLHNDAYDWEKSDPEDTLTAAAAPPTGQELTRLTPAHMGMANASVLPVELQRENTEDVLMLGERFSDADNCPPPPLASVPARVTWDEMDRIQTQKHVEPVIRKVVAGEENSPNPCNQSPAGSAQSSPRRVRSETMYLERAVPLLRKMRQSQSLAFERRLAPEPKPTLERFLESCRNKTPPILSHIGEKVLSDDQSGTGTADPEEGAVSSGFVAVNISPVVQEGDSQEWVVLELEQGSNSAAAIKPAAEVQREDKAPTPNPANGESHLPHEGPDVVINPVLSHCSVGSWLLGHRRLPGMLGQMPSVIMGRPHVDQSSSCTPQSPVLEKSDTIPLEAPSSKSDELPGQIQKDGGKADLAPSSSPLKGSMTPLTKDPETDSGLPDCSSDLNQQPQAMGLLLASLRPKDSPCSPKLSRIPIRDSGTPPDSPGRNLQRDRRNRWSSPVPGSPTHSPSPSLSCENLQVTLPRERLSSERGSRSDCGGEDLLSLSSSSGSKSKIPRPMSATFVPEQLSGRLVPHPPPGKPSAGPCADHRRRRLRVRADSLSSLNQLAQDQLVSPPPPRPCGSSALQRSMSCSPSRQEPRDGRPPPAGRSRSPSSFSGSSTPPPRHGPLQARSSGQSPLVPQSLGTGLNQESKGSRKLKR, translated from the exons ATGAGTGGAGAGCATACAGACATCCTGTCAACGGCAGACGTGGTCAGAGACAGATGGAGAGTG GTGCGAAAGATAGGCGGAGGTGGCTTCGGGGAGGTCTACGAGGTCTTGGACCTCCTGAGCCAGGCCACCGTTGCCATGAAAGTGGAGTCTGCAACACACCCCAAACCCGTGCAGAGGACGGAGGCGGCCGTGTTGAGGAAGCTGCAGG gGAAAGAAAACGTGTGTCGCTTCGTCAGCGCTGGCAGAAATGAACGCTTCAACTATGTGGTGATGGAACTCCAG GGGAGGAACCTGGCAGATCTGCGGAGAAGCAGGGCCCGTGGCACATTCTCAGTCTCGACCACTCTGCAGCTCGGCAAGCAGATTTTACTGGGCATCGAAAACATCCACTCAGTAGGATTCCTGCACCGCGACATTAAACCG GCTAACTTTGCAATGGGAAGACTAGCAAGTACCTGCAGGTGCTGCTACATGCTGGACTTCGGTTTGGCCCGACAGTACATGACCTCCAACCAGGAACTCCGTCCT CCTCGGTCTGTGGCCGGCTTCAGAGGAACTGTGCGATATGCTTCAATCAATACTCATAAAAACAAG GAAATTGGTCGTCATGACGATCTATGGTCCCTCTTCTACATGTTGGTTGAATTCACGTCTGGTCAGCTCCCATGGAGGAAATTTAAAGACAAG GAACAAGTAGGAAACCTAAAAGAAGCATACGACCACCGTCTCATGCTTAATAACTTACCATCTGAGTTTAGCACATTTCTGGACCACATCCTCAGCCTGGACTACTACACCAAACCAGACTACCAG CTGCTGATGTCCCTGTTTGACAGCGCTATGAAAAGCCACAATGTGCTGCACAACGACGCCTACGACTGGGAGAAAAGCGATCCGGAGGACACGCTGACCGCTGCTGCGGCACCACCGACCGGCCAGGAGCTCACCCGCCTCACGCCAGCTCACATGGG CATGGCCAATGCATCAGTGCTGCCGGTGGAATTGCAGAGGGAGAACACAGAGGATGTCCTCATGCTCGGGGAACGCTTCAGCGATGCCGACAactgcccccctcccccccttgcGTCCGTTCCGGCGAGAGTTACATGGGACGAAATGGACCGCATTCAAACCCAGAAGCACGTTGAGCCGGTGATCAGGAAG gtggTGGCTGGGGAAGAGAATAGTCCGAACCCGTGCAACCAAAGCCCCGCCGGCTCCGCGCAGAGTTCTCCGAGGCGAGTCCGATCCGAGACCATGTACTTGGAACGGGCTGTGCCGCTGCTCCGGAAGATGCGTCAGAGTCAGAGCTTGGCGTTTGAAAGGAGACTCGCACCTGAGCCCAAACCTACTCTTGAGCGCTTCCTTGAGTCCTG tcgGAACAAAACGCCTCCCATCCTTTCTCACATCGGGGAGAAAGTCTTGTCCGACGATCAGTCCGGCACGGGTACGGCCGACCCAGAGGAAGGCGCAGTCAGCAGCGGTTTTGTCGCAGTCAACATCAGTCCTGTGGTGCAAGAGGGAGACTCGCAGGAGTGGGTGGTGCTGGAACTGGAGCAAGGCAGCAATTCCGCCGCCGCCATCAAGCCTGCAGCAGAAGTCCAGCGCGAGGACAAAGCGCCGACGCCGAACCCGGCCAACGGCGAGAGCCACCTGCCGCATGAAGGCCCGGATGTCGTCATCAATCCTGTTCTGTCACACTGTTCTGTCGGGTCGTGGTTGCTTGGCCACAGGAGGCTGCCGGGGATGCTCGGGCAGATGCCTTCGGTCATCATGGGACGACCTCATGTGGATCAG TCTTCCAGCTGCACGCCGCAGTCTCCTGTGCTCGAAAAGAGTGACACGATACCTCTTGAGGCCCCGTCCAGCAAATCCGATGAACTCCCCGGACAAATCCAAAAGGATGGCGGGAAGGCGGATTTAGCCCCATCATCGAGTCCGCTAAAAGGTTCGATGACGCCCCTGACAAAAGACCCGGAGACTGACTCTGGTCTACCCGACTGCTCATCAGACCTGAACCAGCAGCCTCAAGCGATGGGTTTGCTCCTCGCATCCTTAAGGCCCAAAGACTCTCCCTGCTCGCCAAAACTGAGCCGCATCCCAATACGAGACTCTGGCACTCCTCCGGATTCCCCGGGCAGGAACCTGCAAAGGGATAGGAGAAACCGCTGGAGCAGCCCCGTGCCCGGGTCGCCCACCCACTCCCCTTCTCCGTCGCTTTCCTGCGAAAACCTGCAGGTCACGCTCCCGCGGGAACGCCTCTCCTCGGAACGAGGCTCCAGGTCGGACTGCGGAGGGGAAGACCTTCTTTCTCTGTCCTCTTCGTCGGGTAGTAAAAGTAAGATCCCACGCCCCATGAGCGCCACCTTTGTTCCCGAGCAGCTCAGCGGCAGACTCGTGCCTCACCCGCCGCCCGGGAAACCGTCTGCAGGTCCATGTGCCGACCACAG GCGGCGGCGGTTGCGGGTCCGCGCAGACTCCCTGTCCAGTCTGAACCAGCTGGCGCAGGACCAGCTCGTCAGCCCACCTCCGCCCCGCCCTTGCGGCTCTTCCGCCCTGCAGCGCTCAATGAGTTGCTCGCCGTCACGCCAGGAGCCCCGCGACGGCAGGCCGCCGCCCGCGGGGCGCAGCCGCTCCCCGTCTAGCTTCTCCGGGTCATCCACGCCCCCCCCTCGACACGGCCCTTTGCAAGCCAGGTCGTCCGGGCAGAGTCCGTTGGTCCCCCAGTCCTTAGGAACTGGTTTAAACCAGGAGAGTAAAGGCTCGAGGAAACTGAAACGGTGA
- the churc1 gene encoding protein Churchill — MCNGCVQKEYPDRGSTCLENGSYLMNYLGCAQCHHKDFVLICNKDTEDDDGEEIVTYDHVCKNCDHVIARHEYTFSVVDEYQEYTMLCMLCGKAEDSISVLPDDPRQTASLF; from the exons ATGTGCAACGGCTGTGTGCAAAAAGAATACCCCGACCGG GGAAGCACTTGTCTGGAGAATGGCTCCTATCTCATGAACTACCTGGGGTGTGCCCAGTGTCATCACAAGGACTTCGTCCTGATTTGTAATAAAGACACAGAGGATGATGATGGAGAGGAGATTGTCACTTATGACC ATGTTTGTAAAAACTGTGACCATGTTATCGCCAGACATGAATATACCTTCTCTGTTGTTGATGAATATCAG GAGTATACAATGCTTTGCATGCTGTGTGGAAAGGCAGAGGACTCCATCAGCGTGTTGCCAGACGACCCCCGGCAGACCGCCTCTCTCTTCTAG
- the LOC144039049 gene encoding zinc finger protein 106-like isoform X1: MATFTNKGRPKTYFCIFCNELLLKERMHQHIHNLRHHIAQESELGDIQGHDCHACQVVSMELNEYAQHITGTQHKTNLENLCQSKVKFISLYKTLTPDAARFIRQKKRAQKQKRKYEQMQKNQQNAFADNRDNKASERRAGQKKQAGQLPPSGQQQVMRQDAGPNTSKQKVPPGPSQKSNHTALFQNKDNNQLADQHLTAKKKLSQHSSPTGGATQQPTMDHLSNYPYRREELADFTSDRLPVHGSTIFTQDERCAPSEPKRSATASNSQPKPAPIQDMGVGNMLREIRRALDMREPCKADQEARKQNAEAPETLERNEDAPDGGHNTTPWYSVTDEPNTPAGSSTGIQPDSKTKVRLAHKVADAQTSGQDGVRKGSPKPTSTTPASIEHTSKKNWRLMFSETKSRQKMNEGTPRYGIDLATALNKQTPFDLGVNEDLILSEGFHWESLSNAHAAPPPFLLSPSPPCLLSTPRPPSNDTTASPGESPSTPRVPDDGASLQPGKVCGPTVASTSAKAEPENENSSANKRKQLQENGVHEMEAVVKRRKMKSNNDQDPMDKLLTVSLREEELSQSLQNLDKSLVLARNVLQAAYTDLQRLVLLRRQCTAEVDSLRAERIEILQNMQEVYAANSNMEQDPTTSTAASTDHILSSRSSPNILPPPPTHTRRSPEPTPSTSQPHATSPATTPTIATIKQEAAIPPPSRQPSPQVRPLSSPRPPLSSPATAEDPNPSNQERIERFSKKNIGIDTKVETKEEDLAIEAVTGNDVKPLVRGGINTSAVTNVKVDEDADLVEVMQPKSVVINIDESENEDSPDTSSKEPSPQGFPPKGAGVECNTSSTQTSQRNPFKMKTASISVEFEREAASPPVIGEEEEGEDDPALGAFTGHMGPVHGLQVHDGFLYTCSGDNTARVYSLATRECQGVFKGHTNKINCLLVSSSPNMPVRLFTGSSDQSVRVYSIKSKKCVEAISLPARVLCLHIAWKTLYVGLANGSVATCDVKTLKPLDVFECHGPRGVSCLGTSQEGARRVLLVGSYDSTISVRDARNGLLLRSLEGHTKTVLCMKVVKEMVFSGSSDTSIHAHNIHTGQLMQIFKGHGQAVTSIVILGNVMVTSCLDKLVRVYELKTHDRLQVYGGHNDMVMCMAVHKSVIYTGCYDGTVQAVKLNLMKNYRCWWQNCCLIFGMTEHLLQHLVRRHTNPNLETVTCRWKGCRAFFATQKAVREEFPDHMQTHVDVENKVES; the protein is encoded by the exons ATGgcaacatttacaaacaaaggGAGGCCTAAAACTTATTTCTGCATTTTTTGTAATGAGTTGCTATTGAAAGAG AGGATGCACCAGCATATTCATAATCTGAGGCACCACATTGCGCAGGAATCAGAGCTGGGCGA TATTCAAGGTCACGATTGCCATGCGTGTCAGGTGGTCTCCATGGAGCTTAACGAGTACGCCCAACATATCACCGGCACTCAACATAAAACCAATTTAGAGAACCTCTGTCAGAGTAAAGTGAAATTCATATCGCTTTACAAGACTCTCACCCCTGACGCTGCCAGGTTTATCCGCCAGAAAAAAAGGGCGCAAAAGCAGAA GAGAAAATATGAACAAATGCAGAAAAATCAACAGAATGCATTTGCAGATAACAGAGATAACAAAGCTAGTGAGAGACGGGCTGGCCAGAAGAAGCAGGCTGGGCaactgccacctagtggacaGCAACAGGTGATGCGTCAAGATGCCGGTCCGAATACATCCAAACAGAAGGTGCCGCCGGGGCCTTCGCAAAAAAGCAACCACACTGCTCTCTTCCAGAACAAAGATAACAATCAGCTTGCGGATCAGCACTTAACCGCTAAAAAGAAGCTCTCCCAACACAGCAGTCCAACAGGCGGCGCCACGCAGCAGCCCACGATGGATCATTTGAGCAATTACCCGTACCGGCGCGAGGAGCTGGCCGACTTCACGAGCGATCGTCTCCCTGTTCACGGCAGCACGATCTTCACCCAGGATGAGCGCTGTGCGCCGTCGGAACCCAAGCGAAGCGCGACCGCTTCCAACTCGCAGCCCAAGCCCGCTCCCATCCAAGACATGGGCGTCGGCAACATGCTCCGGGAAATTAGACGAGCGCTGGATATGCGCGAGCCCTGCAAGGCGGATCAAGAAGCCCGGAAGCAAAACGCTGAGGCACCGGAGACCCTCGAAAGGAACGAGGACGCCCCGGATGGCGGACACAATACCACCCCGTGGTATAGCGTCACAGATGAACCCAACACCCCCGCCGGGTCCTCCACCGGCATCCAACCCGACTCCAAAACAAAAGTTCGGCTCGCTCACAAAGTAGCGGACGCTCAAACGTCAGGACAGGACGGTGTGAGAAAGGGGAGCCCAAAGCCGACTTCTACGACTCCCGCTTCAATCGAGCACACGTCTAAGAAAAACTGGAGGCTGATGTTCAGTGAGACCAAGAGCAGGCAGAAGATGAACGAAGGAACGCCCAG GTATGGAATTGACTTGGCGACCGCTCTAAATAAGCAAACTCCATTTGACCTGGGAGTCAACGAGGACCTGATACTCTCCGAAGGCTTCCACTGGGAGTCGCTGTCCAATGCGCACGCGGCCCCGCCTCCTTTCCTTCTTTCTCCTTCGCCACCTTGCCTCCTTTCGACACCTCGCCCGCCTTCCAACGACACGACGGCGAGTCCCGGAGAGAGCCCGTCGACGCCACGGGTGCCGGATGACGGAGCGTCTTTGCAACCGGGCAAAGTCTGCGGTCCCACAGTGGCGTCAACATCGGCGAAGGCGGAACCTGAGAATGAGAATAGTAGCGCCAATAAGAGGAAACAACTGCAA GAAAATGGCGTCCATGAAATGGAGGCTGTTGTAAAAAGGAGgaaaatgaaatcaaacaatG ACCAGGACCCAATGGACAAGCTTTTGACGGTGTCCCTCAGGGAAGAAGAGCTGAGTCAATCGCTGCAGAACCTGGACAAGTCTCTGGTCCTGGCCCGCAATGTTTTACAGGCAGCCTACACCGATTTACAAAGACTCGTGTTGTTAAGGCGGCAG TGCACTGCGGAGGTGGACAGTCTGAGAGCCGAGCGTATTGAGATACTACAGAACATGCAAG AAGTGTATGCCGCAAACTCTAATATGGAACAGGATCCGACGACGTCAACAGCAGCATCTACCGATCACATTTTATCCTCCAGGTCTTCCCCTAACAtcctccccccgccccccacccacacccgcCGAAGCCCCGAGCCGACGCCTTCCACCAGCCAGCCCCACGCGACCTCGCCGGCTACAACTCCCACGATAGCGACGATCAAACAAGAAGCCGCCATCCCGCCGCCCTCCAGACAGCCCAGTCCACAAGTCCGACCGCTCTCTTCACCTCGCCCGCCTCTGAGTTCTCCCGCAACAGCGGAGGATCCAAATCCATCCAATCAGGAGCGAATTGAaagattttcaaaaaagaaCATTGGTATCGATACAAAAGTTGAGACCAAAGAAGAAGATCTCGCGATAGAAGCCGTAACAGGAAATGATGTCAAGCCTCTCGTTAGAGGAGGTATAAACACGTCTGCCGTAACAAATGTCAAAGTTGACGAGGATGCCGACTTGGTGGAGGTGATGCAGCCCAAATCGGTGGTCATCAACATCGACGAGTCCGAAAACGAGGATTCTCCTGATACGTCGTCAAAGGAACCGAGTCCTCAAGGGTTCCCCCCTAAAGGTGCCGGCGTGGAATGCAATACTTCGAGCACGCAGACTAGTCAGCGGAACCCTTTTAAGAT GAAAACGGCGTCAATCAGTGTTGAGTTTGAAAGGGAAGCCGCTTCTCCACCAG tgattggagaggaggaggagggggaggatgaTCCAGCCTTGGGAGCCTTCACGGGCCACATGGGCCCCGTCCACGGCCTGCAAGTCCACGACGGCTTCTTGTACACATGCTCAGGCGACAACACGGCGCGGGTTTACAGTTTGGCA ACCCGCGAATGCCAAGGAGTGTTTAAGGGGCACACCAACAAAATCAACTGTCTGCTGGTCTCCTCCTCCCCAAACATGCCAGTCAGACTCTTCACCGGCTCCAGTGACCAGTCTGTTCGCGTCTACAGCATTAAG TCTAAAAAGTGTGTGGAGGCCATCTCACTTCCTGCCCGAGTCCTGTGTTTGCACATTGCGTGGAAGACTTTGTATGTTGGCCTTGCCAATGGATCCGTGGCCACCTGTGATGTAAAG ACTTTAAAACCTCTGGACGTGTTTGAGTGCCACGGCCCTCGAGGGGTCAGCTGCCTCGGCACGTCGCAGGAAGGCGCCCGCCGGGTGCTGCTGGTCGGCTCCTACGACAGCACCATCAGCGTGCGGGACGCCAGGAACGGTTTGCTGCTGCGCTCGCTGGAAGGCCACACCAAGACCGTGCTCTGTATGAAG GTGGTGAAGGAAATGGTGTTCAGCGGCTCCAGTGACACGTCTATTCATGCTCACAACATTCAT ACGGGTCAGTTGATGCAGATCTTCAAGGGTCACGGTCAAGCCGTCACCTCAATCGTCATCTTAGGGAACGTGATGGTGACCAGCTGCCTGGACAAGCTGGTTCGAGTTTACGAACTCAAG ACCCACGACCGCTTGCAGGTGTACGGCGGTCACAACGACATGGTGATGTGCATGGCCGTCCACAAGAGCGTG ATCTACACGGGTTGCTACGACGGAACCGTTCAAGCTGTCAAACTCAACCTGATGAAGAATTACCGCTGTTGG TGGCAAAATTGCTGTCTGATTTTCGGCATGACTGAGCACCTGCTCCAGCACCTCGTCAGGCGCCACACCAATCCCAATCTGGAGACGGTCACTTGTCGCTGGAAAGGATGCCGAGCATTTTTCGCCACGCAGAAGGCAGTCAGGGAG GAGTTCCCCGATCATATGCAGACTCATGTGGATGTGGAAAATAAGGTGGAGTCATGA